One stretch of Halococcus sediminicola DNA includes these proteins:
- a CDS encoding glycosyltransferase family 4 protein yields MRALNYLELEGPLQRSGWASAAAQQRKALADTDIDVITSPWRGGDLPSGARSLAAGDGVFRDFDLAHCNAPGPGSLAVARHARKEGIPLVLHAHMTAEDFGESFRFSSRVAPLLKRYLRWFYSQADLVLCPSQYTKDLLEAYPVTAPIRTITNGVDFDSLAGHESLREEYRERYDLDGMVVFALGSVFERKGLTDFCRLAETTNYDFAWFGTYDTGPHASPVVKKWTENPPANLTFTGWVEDKRGAFGAGDVFCFPTKVENQGIVVLEAMACGKAVIVRDIPVFEEFFTHGEDCLKCSSRAEFREALDRLSENPSLRERLGQGARETAAEHSLERVGEELSRVYREVTTA; encoded by the coding sequence GTGCGCGCGCTCAACTACCTCGAACTCGAAGGGCCGCTCCAGCGCAGCGGCTGGGCCAGCGCCGCCGCCCAGCAGCGCAAAGCGCTCGCCGACACCGACATCGACGTCATCACGTCGCCGTGGCGCGGCGGTGATCTCCCATCGGGCGCGCGCTCGCTCGCGGCCGGCGACGGCGTGTTTCGGGACTTCGATCTCGCTCACTGCAACGCGCCCGGTCCCGGCAGTCTGGCGGTCGCCCGGCACGCGCGAAAGGAGGGAATCCCGCTCGTACTCCATGCCCACATGACCGCCGAGGACTTCGGCGAGTCGTTCCGATTTTCCTCGCGGGTCGCACCGCTGCTCAAACGCTACCTCCGGTGGTTCTACTCGCAGGCCGACCTCGTGCTCTGTCCGAGTCAATATACCAAGGACCTGCTCGAAGCCTATCCCGTCACTGCACCCATCAGAACCATCACCAATGGCGTGGATTTCGACTCGCTCGCTGGTCACGAAAGTCTCCGCGAGGAGTACCGCGAGCGCTACGACCTCGACGGGATGGTCGTCTTCGCGCTCGGCAGCGTCTTCGAGCGCAAGGGTCTCACCGATTTCTGCCGGCTCGCCGAAACGACCAACTACGATTTCGCGTGGTTTGGGACCTACGACACCGGGCCACACGCCTCGCCTGTAGTGAAAAAATGGACCGAGAATCCTCCGGCAAACCTCACCTTCACGGGGTGGGTCGAGGACAAACGCGGTGCGTTCGGCGCGGGCGACGTGTTCTGTTTTCCGACGAAGGTCGAAAATCAGGGTATCGTCGTGCTGGAGGCGATGGCCTGCGGGAAGGCAGTCATTGTCCGCGACATTCCGGTGTTCGAGGAGTTCTTCACTCACGGCGAGGACTGCCTGAAATGCAGCAGTCGGGCCGAATTCCGCGAAGCGCTCGACCGACTGTCGGAAAACCCGAGCCTGCGCGAACGACTGGGCCAGGGTGCACGCGAAACCGCCGCCGAGCACAGTCTGGAGCGCGTCGGCGAGGAACTTTCGCGGGTCTACCGCGAAGTCACAACGGCTTAA